The Methanocaldococcus jannaschii DSM 2661 genome has a segment encoding these proteins:
- the leuS gene encoding leucine--tRNA ligase encodes MVMIDFKEIEKKWQKRWEEAKIFEANPDDREKFFITAAFPYLNGVLHAGHLRTFTIPEVVARFQRMKNKNVLWTFGYHVTGTPILGLAELIKNRDEKTIWAYTELHGIPKEELLELTTPEKIVEYFSKKAEEAFKRMGFSLDWRRNFKTDDKVFNKFIEWQFHKLKEKGLIVKGSHPVRYCPRCDNPVEDHDILVGENATLVEYILIKFTTEDGCIMPMATLRPETVFGVTNVWVNPEATYVKAKVYLEKETENGIELIENGIWIMAKECAEKLKHQDRKIEIIEEFKGEQLINKKVKNPVTGKEVPILPAKFVKTNIGTGCVMSVPAHAPYDYIALRDLGLVDEIGLIPLINVPGYGKYPAKEIVEKMGIKSQEEEDKLEEATKKIYKDEFHKGVLNENCLDYEGIPVREIKDKLTKDLIDKGLAEIMYEFSEEKVICRCGTPCIVKMVKGQWFIKYSDEKWKELAHKCIDKMRFIPENLRQVFHEKIDWMKDKACVRRRGLGTKFPFEEGWVIESLSDSTIYPAYYTVAKYINQHNIKPEQLTLELFDYVFLGKGDVDKIAKETGIPKDIIEGMRKEFIYYYPVDWRCSAKDLIPNHLTFYIFNHVAIFPEEFWPRGIVVNGYVTIEGKKLSKSKGPVLPVLEVAEKFGADVGRFYITTCAELPQDADIKFKEMENTKKVLERLYLFAKEIAERRGETGEEFSYIDKWLLSRLYKAVKQYDEYMENFELRKAGILLYQLLDDLKWYRRRGGNNIRVLEEFLEVIIKLMMPFTPHLCEEMWEILGKEGFVSLAKFPEVKEEFINDEIEKGEEYLKAVMEDIKEIINVAKVQPKRIYLYTADDWKYEILKIIKENEGKTIKELMPIIMKNPEFRKYGKEIPKLVNQLIKLNAEIINEVEVLENAKEFLKKEVGVEDIIINGEDKANKKRVAIPFKPAIYLE; translated from the coding sequence ATGGTTATGATTGACTTTAAAGAGATTGAAAAGAAGTGGCAAAAAAGATGGGAAGAGGCAAAGATATTTGAAGCAAATCCAGATGATAGAGAGAAATTTTTTATAACTGCGGCATTTCCATATTTAAATGGAGTTTTGCATGCTGGACATTTAAGAACTTTCACTATCCCAGAGGTTGTTGCAAGATTCCAAAGAATGAAAAATAAAAACGTTTTATGGACTTTTGGTTATCATGTTACAGGAACACCAATCTTAGGTTTAGCTGAATTAATAAAAAATAGAGATGAAAAGACAATTTGGGCATATACTGAATTACATGGAATACCAAAAGAAGAGTTATTAGAACTAACAACACCAGAGAAAATTGTTGAATATTTCTCAAAGAAAGCTGAAGAAGCATTTAAAAGAATGGGATTTAGCTTAGATTGGAGAAGGAACTTTAAAACGGATGATAAAGTTTTTAACAAATTTATAGAATGGCAGTTCCACAAATTAAAAGAGAAAGGGTTAATTGTTAAAGGTTCTCACCCAGTTAGATACTGTCCAAGATGCGACAACCCTGTAGAAGACCACGACATATTAGTTGGAGAAAACGCAACTTTAGTTGAATACATCTTAATAAAATTCACAACAGAAGATGGCTGTATAATGCCAATGGCTACTTTAAGGCCAGAAACTGTCTTTGGAGTTACAAACGTTTGGGTTAATCCTGAAGCAACTTATGTAAAGGCAAAGGTCTATTTAGAGAAAGAAACTGAAAATGGGATTGAATTAATTGAGAATGGCATATGGATAATGGCAAAGGAGTGTGCTGAAAAATTAAAACACCAAGATAGAAAGATAGAGATTATTGAAGAATTTAAAGGAGAACAGCTTATAAATAAAAAAGTAAAAAACCCGGTGACAGGAAAAGAAGTTCCAATATTGCCAGCTAAGTTTGTAAAAACAAATATTGGAACTGGATGTGTCATGTCAGTTCCAGCACATGCACCTTACGACTACATAGCGTTAAGGGATTTAGGATTAGTTGATGAAATTGGTTTAATTCCATTAATTAACGTCCCTGGTTATGGAAAATATCCTGCAAAGGAAATTGTTGAAAAGATGGGTATTAAAAGTCAGGAAGAAGAGGATAAGTTAGAGGAAGCAACTAAAAAAATCTATAAAGATGAATTCCACAAGGGAGTTTTAAATGAAAACTGCTTAGATTATGAAGGAATTCCAGTTAGAGAGATTAAAGACAAATTAACAAAGGATTTAATTGATAAAGGTTTGGCAGAAATTATGTATGAATTTAGTGAAGAAAAGGTTATCTGTAGATGTGGAACCCCATGTATAGTTAAGATGGTTAAAGGACAATGGTTCATCAAATATTCAGATGAGAAGTGGAAAGAATTAGCTCACAAATGTATAGATAAGATGAGATTCATCCCAGAGAATTTAAGGCAGGTATTCCATGAGAAGATTGATTGGATGAAGGACAAGGCATGTGTTAGAAGAAGAGGTTTAGGAACAAAGTTCCCATTTGAAGAGGGATGGGTTATTGAATCTCTATCTGATTCAACAATTTATCCAGCATACTACACAGTAGCAAAATATATCAATCAGCATAATATAAAGCCAGAGCAATTGACTTTAGAGTTATTTGATTATGTGTTCTTAGGAAAAGGGGATGTTGATAAAATTGCTAAAGAGACAGGAATTCCAAAGGATATTATTGAAGGTATGAGAAAAGAATTTATCTACTACTATCCAGTTGATTGGAGATGTTCAGCTAAGGATTTGATTCCAAACCATTTAACATTCTATATCTTTAACCACGTTGCAATATTCCCAGAAGAGTTTTGGCCAAGAGGGATAGTAGTTAATGGTTATGTTACAATTGAAGGGAAAAAGTTATCTAAGTCAAAAGGTCCTGTATTGCCAGTTTTAGAAGTTGCTGAGAAATTTGGAGCTGACGTTGGTAGATTCTATATAACAACCTGTGCTGAACTACCACAAGATGCCGATATCAAGTTTAAAGAAATGGAAAATACCAAAAAAGTTTTAGAGAGGTTGTATTTATTTGCAAAAGAGATTGCTGAGAGAAGAGGAGAAACAGGAGAAGAATTCAGCTATATTGATAAATGGTTATTGAGTAGATTGTATAAAGCCGTTAAACAGTATGATGAATATATGGAAAACTTTGAGCTAAGAAAAGCTGGAATTTTGCTCTATCAGTTGTTGGATGACTTAAAATGGTATAGAAGAAGAGGAGGAAATAATATAAGAGTTTTAGAGGAGTTTTTAGAGGTTATAATAAAGCTGATGATGCCATTTACACCACATTTATGTGAAGAGATGTGGGAGATTTTAGGAAAAGAGGGCTTTGTTTCATTAGCAAAATTCCCAGAGGTTAAAGAGGAGTTTATAAATGATGAGATTGAGAAGGGAGAGGAGTATTTAAAAGCAGTTATGGAGGATATCAAAGAGATTATAAACGTTGCTAAGGTTCAGCCAAAGAGAATCTACTTATATACTGCAGATGATTGGAAATACGAGATATTGAAGATTATTAAAGAAAATGAAGGGAAGACTATTAAAGAATTAATGCCAATCATTATGAAAAATCCAGAATTTAGAAAGTATGGTAAGGAAATTCCAAAGTTAGTTAATCAATTAATAAAACTTAATGCAGAGATTATTAATGAGGTTGAGGTTTTAGAAAATGCCAAAGAGTTCTTAAAGAAAGAGGTTGGTGTTGAGGATATTATAATTAATGGAGAAGATAAGGCTAATAAAAAGAGAGTAGCCATTCCATTTAAACCAGCTATTTATCTTGAATAA
- a CDS encoding KamA family radical SAM protein, which produces MTIKSMTEYETISYKTFLDIFSPLPEIGEILEESESVEEAREKLFEFCKELEWEIRMGRIKFDNEVDRWLALKAIEVFLNIISKDNERLAGFSTLEYLWKAYKGDEEALKEIREGFIEEFRHLFLAMSGKADYSLGFLGKRLLEEGVKFIDFSKIKGREAGIARSNFLDKVYEIMREYISRYPSGLDKRIILKRKKNREILEEFFGITDEEWFNYKWQFKNVLRGLKGVKILRELREVTNFKISDEDLEIIEKAVKNGIPFGLTPYYLHLFDFENPYVEDLAVRRQVIPPEWYVEKMIEHKEDRNIAFDFMGEHDTSPIDLVTRRYVTIAIIKPYESCPQICVYCQRNWMVQDFDAKAFPGWEKVEKALDWFAEHDSMIEILITGGDPFSLSDKAIEKMLNRIAEMNHVVGVRFGTRTIVTAPMRITDELAELLGSFEKSLMISTHVESCYEITPEVAEAVKKLRTNNIYIYNQHVFHRYVSRRFENVALRIALKKVGIIPYYTFYPKGKMEHKDYLVPIARLAQEVKEEARLLPGSFRTDEPIFNVPRMGKNHLRAWQDRELIAIKPNGSRVYLMHPWEKGIYPTKLYTYEDVPIKEYLDSLKEIGENIEEYKTIWYYY; this is translated from the coding sequence ATGACAATAAAATCCATGACTGAGTATGAAACCATTAGTTATAAAACATTTTTGGACATATTTTCTCCACTTCCAGAGATTGGAGAAATTTTGGAAGAGAGTGAGAGTGTAGAAGAAGCGAGAGAGAAATTATTTGAATTTTGTAAAGAATTAGAGTGGGAAATTAGAATGGGAAGAATAAAGTTTGATAATGAAGTTGATAGATGGTTGGCTTTAAAGGCAATTGAAGTATTTTTAAACATAATATCCAAAGATAATGAGAGATTGGCAGGTTTCAGCACATTAGAATATTTATGGAAAGCATATAAGGGAGATGAAGAGGCTTTAAAAGAAATTAGGGAGGGGTTTATTGAAGAATTTAGACATTTATTCTTAGCAATGTCTGGAAAGGCAGATTATTCATTAGGGTTTTTAGGGAAGAGATTATTAGAAGAAGGAGTTAAATTTATTGATTTCAGCAAAATAAAAGGTAGAGAGGCAGGGATAGCGAGGTCTAATTTCTTAGACAAGGTTTATGAAATTATGAGGGAGTATATAAGCAGATATCCAAGTGGGTTAGATAAGAGAATTATCTTAAAGAGAAAAAAGAATAGAGAGATTTTAGAGGAATTTTTTGGAATAACTGACGAAGAGTGGTTTAATTACAAATGGCAATTTAAGAATGTATTGAGAGGTTTAAAAGGCGTTAAGATATTGAGAGAGTTAAGAGAGGTGACAAACTTTAAAATATCAGATGAAGATTTAGAGATTATTGAAAAAGCTGTAAAGAATGGCATACCATTTGGATTAACCCCTTATTATCTCCACTTATTTGACTTTGAAAACCCTTACGTTGAGGATTTGGCAGTTAGAAGGCAGGTTATTCCACCAGAGTGGTATGTTGAAAAGATGATTGAGCATAAAGAAGATAGGAACATAGCATTTGACTTCATGGGAGAGCATGACACTTCTCCAATAGATTTAGTAACAAGGAGATATGTAACTATAGCAATCATTAAGCCTTATGAATCCTGCCCACAGATTTGTGTCTATTGTCAAAGAAACTGGATGGTGCAAGATTTTGATGCTAAGGCGTTCCCAGGATGGGAGAAGGTTGAGAAAGCTTTAGATTGGTTTGCTGAACACGATTCAATGATTGAAATCTTAATTACAGGAGGAGACCCATTCAGCTTAAGCGATAAAGCTATCGAAAAAATGCTAAATAGAATAGCTGAGATGAACCACGTTGTAGGAGTTAGATTTGGAACAAGAACAATAGTAACTGCCCCAATGAGAATAACGGATGAATTAGCTGAGTTATTAGGAAGTTTTGAAAAGAGTTTGATGATTTCAACACATGTAGAGAGTTGTTATGAGATAACTCCAGAAGTTGCTGAGGCTGTTAAAAAGTTGAGAACAAATAATATCTACATCTATAATCAACATGTATTCCACAGATATGTAAGTAGGAGATTTGAAAACGTAGCTTTAAGAATTGCTTTAAAGAAGGTTGGAATTATTCCTTACTATACTTTTTATCCAAAAGGGAAGATGGAACATAAAGATTACTTGGTTCCAATAGCAAGATTAGCTCAGGAAGTTAAAGAGGAAGCAAGATTGCTTCCAGGTTCATTTAGAACAGATGAGCCAATATTCAACGTCCCAAGAATGGGGAAAAATCACTTGAGAGCATGGCAGGATAGAGAGTTAATAGCTATAAAGCCAAATGGAAGTAGGGTTTATTTAATGCATCCATGGGAGAAGGGGATATATCCAACTAAACTCTACACATATGAAGATGTTCCAATTAAGGAATACTTAGACAGTTTAAAAGAGATTGGAGAAAACATTGAGGAGTATAAAACAATATGGTATTATTATTAA
- a CDS encoding NAD(P)/FAD-dependent oxidoreductase has product MTLKIAVVGAGPAGRTSAMFLAKNGFDVDLFEKDRVGGTCLNYGCTYITGLREMADIINNLSILKGEKVHLEEIISFKELQEKINKIQDRIRNKLEKETKELGVNIKYKEFKNKHKNDYDYIIYATGRNYPSNYNGYEVLTHKDIPNLRELPENILIIGGGVVATEYASIFSDFGCNVVLYTRSKILKEIKDEEIRDYLMKKVINFKIINDKEELENLLKDESYTKILAIGGNGRFKTDDYLRVLNEEKVYACGDCLINGGGNTPISRMEGRVVAQNIYNEINNKPLIKPNYELIPKTIRLSLTISYVGKQTNNYKTIRSCVGKGNFFKVLSGVGINKIYYEDGKIVGAITMMPCAEILPYFTQLIRGIDVYNNFMEVHPSTDIFYKEFRS; this is encoded by the coding sequence ATGACATTAAAGATAGCTGTTGTTGGAGCAGGTCCTGCAGGAAGAACATCGGCTATGTTTTTGGCAAAAAATGGCTTTGATGTTGATTTATTTGAAAAAGATAGAGTTGGAGGAACTTGTTTAAACTATGGATGCACATATATAACTGGATTAAGAGAAATGGCAGATATTATTAATAATTTAAGTATTTTAAAAGGAGAGAAGGTTCATTTAGAGGAAATAATTTCATTTAAAGAGTTGCAGGAAAAAATAAATAAAATTCAGGATAGAATTAGGAATAAATTAGAAAAAGAAACAAAAGAACTTGGAGTAAATATAAAATACAAAGAGTTTAAGAATAAGCATAAGAACGATTATGATTACATCATCTATGCAACTGGAAGAAATTATCCTTCCAATTATAATGGATATGAGGTTTTAACTCACAAAGATATACCAAATTTAAGAGAACTGCCAGAAAATATCTTAATTATTGGTGGAGGAGTTGTAGCTACCGAATATGCTTCAATATTTTCTGACTTTGGCTGTAATGTTGTTCTATACACAAGGTCTAAGATTTTGAAAGAGATTAAGGATGAGGAAATTAGAGATTACTTAATGAAGAAAGTTATAAACTTTAAAATAATCAATGACAAAGAAGAGCTTGAAAATCTGTTAAAGGATGAAAGTTATACAAAAATCTTAGCCATTGGTGGAAATGGCAGATTTAAGACAGATGATTACTTGAGGGTTTTAAATGAAGAGAAAGTTTATGCATGTGGAGATTGTTTAATCAACGGTGGAGGAAATACTCCAATATCAAGGATGGAGGGGAGAGTGGTAGCCCAAAATATCTACAATGAAATAAACAATAAGCCTCTAATAAAACCAAATTATGAATTAATTCCAAAGACTATAAGGCTGTCTTTAACTATATCTTATGTAGGGAAGCAGACAAATAATTATAAAACAATAAGAAGCTGTGTAGGGAAGGGGAATTTCTTTAAAGTTTTGAGTGGTGTTGGGATAAATAAAATCTATTATGAAGATGGAAAAATTGTTGGAGCTATAACCATGATGCCTTGTGCTGAAATTCTTCCATACTTCACTCAGTTAATTAGGGGGATAGATGTTTATAACAACTTCATGGAAGTTCATCCATCAACTGACATATTTTATAAAGAGTTCAGGTCATAA
- the pheA gene encoding prephenate dehydratase, translating to MNKAVIYTLPKGTYSEKATKKFLDYIDGDYKIDYCNSIYDVFERVDNNGLGVVPIENSIEGSVSLTQDLLLQFKDIKILGELALDIHHNLIGYDKNKIKTVISHPQALAQCRNYIKKHGWDVKAVESTAKAVKIVAESKDETLGAIGSKESAEHYNLKILDENIEDYKNNKTRFILIGKKVKFKYHPKNYKVSIVFELKEDKPGALYHILKEFAERNINLTRIESRPSKKRLGTYIFYIDFENNKEKLEEILKSLERHTTFINLLGKYPVFD from the coding sequence ATGAATAAAGCAGTTATTTATACATTACCAAAAGGAACGTATAGTGAAAAAGCTACAAAGAAATTTTTAGACTACATTGATGGAGATTATAAAATAGATTATTGCAATTCCATATATGATGTGTTTGAAAGAGTAGATAACAATGGCTTAGGAGTTGTTCCAATAGAAAACTCTATTGAAGGTTCTGTATCTTTAACTCAAGATTTATTATTGCAATTTAAAGATATTAAAATATTAGGAGAGTTAGCTTTGGATATACACCACAATTTAATTGGTTATGATAAAAATAAGATAAAGACAGTTATTTCTCATCCGCAGGCATTAGCTCAATGTAGAAATTATATAAAAAAGCACGGTTGGGATGTTAAAGCAGTGGAAAGCACAGCTAAGGCTGTGAAAATTGTTGCTGAAAGTAAAGATGAAACTTTAGGAGCTATTGGCTCAAAGGAATCTGCAGAACATTATAATTTAAAAATATTGGATGAAAATATTGAAGATTATAAAAATAATAAGACAAGGTTTATTTTAATTGGTAAAAAAGTTAAATTTAAATATCATCCAAAAAATTATAAAGTTTCAATTGTTTTTGAGTTAAAAGAAGATAAACCTGGAGCTTTATATCATATTTTAAAGGAGTTTGCTGAAAGAAATATAAATTTAACAAGGATTGAGTCAAGACCTTCAAAAAAGAGGTTGGGAACTTACATATTTTACATTGACTTTGAAAATAATAAGGAAAAGTTAGAAGAAATTTTAAAATCTTTGGAGAGGCATACAACATTTATCAATCTTTTAGGAAAATACCCAGTTTTTGATTAA
- a CDS encoding class I SAM-dependent methyltransferase, with protein MKEVKDFYDKWEPEDFPNYIKLLMNFADELIFEEISLLLKKFENKKDFLVLDCGCGFGAFYNLTKDFNTIYLDISLNLLKRFKLKERKICANILHLPFKDNTFDLVLCINVLEHVNYLKALNEIRRILKNKGKLIVVVVNKDSLIKEEIFNDFKIFHKPLSIKDFEIDGFKIVYSNSVYFLPSIFKISPPIILSKIIEYWKPVDKKLSKIFKNKGQFLIIEMVKE; from the coding sequence ATGAAGGAGGTTAAAGATTTTTATGATAAGTGGGAGCCAGAAGATTTCCCAAACTATATAAAACTTCTTATGAATTTTGCTGATGAGCTGATTTTTGAAGAAATCTCTTTATTGTTAAAAAAATTTGAAAATAAAAAGGATTTTTTGGTTTTAGATTGTGGGTGTGGCTTTGGAGCTTTTTATAATTTAACAAAAGACTTCAACACTATATATTTGGATATATCATTAAATTTGCTCAAAAGATTTAAACTCAAAGAGAGAAAGATTTGTGCTAATATCTTACATTTGCCTTTTAAAGATAACACGTTTGATTTAGTTTTATGTATAAATGTTTTAGAGCATGTAAATTATTTAAAAGCTTTAAATGAAATAAGGAGGATTTTAAAAAATAAAGGAAAATTAATAGTTGTTGTTGTAAATAAAGATAGTTTAATTAAAGAAGAAATTTTTAATGATTTCAAAATCTTCCATAAACCATTATCTATTAAAGATTTTGAAATAGATGGTTTTAAAATTGTTTATTCAAACTCAGTATATTTCCTACCTTCAATTTTTAAGATATCTCCACCAATAATTTTATCAAAAATCATAGAATATTGGAAGCCAGTGGATAAAAAACTCTCAAAAATTTTTAAAAATAAAGGGCAGTTTTTAATTATTGAGATGGTGAAAGAATGA
- a CDS encoding methanogenesis marker 2 protein: MNLKKVVNEIRNFEGILRKIAIKDVVETFDFNDEDYEFDIIVDFGDDAAVIGIDGDNAILLAADGIWGKLLEADPWWAGYCSVLVNCKDIAAMGGKCVGMTNIISIKDKDICREVLKGVKDGVKKFGVPMVGGHTHPDAMCNVLDVSITGIAKKDCILRSDNAKIGDKIIFAYDLVGQIYKSFPLNWDTTTMKSKKLVRAQMDALVQIAENKLANSCKDISNPGAIGTLGMLLEVSRKGGVVDITKIPKPEEIDLIHWLKVYPGSGYVLTAKEENFKEIKDIFEDVEMTAEICGEVIAEKKLYITDGENKEVVFDFEKEFICGC, encoded by the coding sequence ATGAATTTAAAAAAAGTGGTTAATGAAATAAGAAACTTTGAGGGCATTTTAAGGAAGATAGCTATTAAAGATGTTGTTGAAACGTTTGATTTTAATGATGAGGATTATGAATTTGATATTATAGTAGATTTTGGTGATGATGCTGCTGTTATAGGGATAGATGGAGATAATGCTATTTTATTAGCCGCTGATGGAATTTGGGGAAAGCTTTTAGAGGCAGACCCATGGTGGGCAGGTTATTGCTCTGTCTTAGTTAATTGTAAAGACATAGCGGCAATGGGAGGAAAATGTGTAGGGATGACTAATATAATAAGTATAAAAGATAAAGATATTTGCAGAGAGGTTTTAAAAGGAGTTAAAGATGGTGTGAAAAAATTTGGAGTGCCAATGGTTGGAGGGCATACACATCCAGATGCTATGTGCAATGTTTTAGATGTTTCTATAACTGGCATTGCTAAAAAGGATTGTATATTGAGAAGTGATAATGCAAAAATTGGAGATAAGATTATCTTTGCCTATGATTTAGTTGGGCAGATTTATAAATCATTTCCATTAAATTGGGATACAACAACAATGAAATCAAAGAAATTAGTTAGAGCCCAGATGGATGCTTTAGTTCAAATTGCAGAGAATAAATTGGCTAACTCATGCAAAGATATCAGTAATCCAGGGGCTATTGGAACTTTGGGGATGTTATTAGAGGTTTCAAGGAAAGGAGGAGTTGTTGATATAACAAAAATTCCAAAACCAGAAGAGATTGATTTAATCCACTGGCTTAAAGTTTATCCGGGTAGTGGATATGTTTTAACTGCAAAAGAAGAGAACTTTAAAGAGATTAAAGATATTTTTGAAGATGTTGAGATGACTGCAGAGATATGTGGTGAGGTTATAGCTGAAAAGAAATTGTATATTACGGATGGTGAAAATAAAGAAGTTGTTTTTGATTTTGAGAAAGAGTTTATTTGTGGTTGTTAA
- a CDS encoding phosphoglycerate kinase codes for MFLTLDDFNFEDKRVVLRVDINCPIDPNTGEILDDKRIREIKSTITELINKGAKVVILAHQSRPGKKDFTTLKNHAKVLSDVIGKEVEYIDEVIGSTAREAIINMKCGDVILLENVRFYSEEVLSDWKKWENITPKKQAETNLIKRLAPLFDYFVNDAFAAAHRAQPSLVGFSYYMPMIAGRLMEREVGVLSKVLENPEKPCVYVLGGAKADDSIRVMKNVLENGTADKVLTSGIVANIFLVAMGYDLGVNMDIIENLGLKSQIEIAKELLNKFEDKIVVPVDVALNINEERVEADLNKDEKVEHLINDIGEKTIELYSEIINEAKTIVANGPAGVFEKEAFAKGTEELLKAIANSKGFSVIGGGHLSAAAELFGIADKIDHVSTGGGATLDFLAGEKLPVIEMLKESYKKYKGQ; via the coding sequence ATGTTTTTGACGTTGGATGACTTTAATTTTGAAGATAAGAGGGTAGTTTTGAGAGTAGATATAAACTGTCCAATAGACCCAAACACTGGAGAGATTTTAGATGATAAGAGGATTAGAGAAATAAAAAGCACAATTACAGAGCTTATAAACAAAGGTGCTAAGGTTGTTATCTTAGCTCACCAAAGTAGGCCAGGGAAGAAAGATTTTACTACATTAAAAAACCATGCAAAGGTTTTATCAGATGTTATTGGTAAAGAAGTAGAGTATATTGATGAAGTTATAGGCTCTACAGCAAGAGAGGCAATAATCAATATGAAATGTGGAGATGTCATTTTATTGGAGAATGTTAGGTTTTATTCTGAGGAGGTTTTAAGTGATTGGAAAAAATGGGAAAATATAACTCCAAAAAAACAGGCAGAGACAAATTTAATTAAAAGATTAGCCCCATTATTTGACTATTTTGTTAATGATGCCTTTGCAGCTGCACACAGGGCTCAGCCATCATTAGTTGGTTTCTCTTACTATATGCCAATGATTGCTGGAAGATTGATGGAGAGAGAGGTTGGGGTTTTATCAAAGGTTTTAGAAAATCCAGAAAAGCCCTGTGTTTATGTTTTGGGAGGAGCTAAGGCAGATGATTCAATAAGAGTTATGAAAAACGTCTTAGAAAATGGAACTGCTGATAAGGTTTTAACTTCAGGAATTGTTGCTAACATCTTCCTTGTAGCTATGGGATATGATTTAGGCGTAAATATGGATATTATTGAAAATCTTGGATTAAAAAGCCAAATAGAGATTGCTAAAGAGTTGTTAAATAAATTTGAAGATAAAATCGTTGTCCCTGTTGATGTAGCCCTAAATATTAATGAAGAGAGGGTTGAAGCTGATTTAAATAAGGATGAAAAAGTAGAACATTTAATTAATGATATTGGGGAGAAAACTATCGAACTTTACAGTGAAATAATTAATGAAGCAAAAACCATTGTTGCCAATGGTCCAGCGGGAGTGTTTGAAAAAGAGGCATTTGCAAAAGGAACTGAAGAGCTGTTGAAAGCGATAGCTAACTCAAAAGGGTTTTCAGTTATTGGAGGAGGGCATTTATCTGCAGCTGCTGAATTATTTGGAATTGCTGATAAGATTGACCATGTTAGTACGGGAGGTGGAGCAACCTTAGATTTCTTAGCTGGAGAAAAATTGCCAGTAATAGAGATGCTTAAGGAATCATATAAGAAATATAAGGGACAATAA
- a CDS encoding ABC transporter substrate-binding protein: MALNFYKYYSRQIKYALHFNILNNSIIDAENKYINFQKPLKNVIVSDSMFIDTAYLLKIKKMIKSIKGVFWADFVLKKYYPLYSDYLKGKISNVGTDGKINYGEILNINPDMIFLIDWNIFNPLSKWLDKNNIPYTKTGNYKEPKFLGKMEWIKFYASFYNKYKKAEKVFNKIIEEKRRILKSLNSRSIKYKPVVAFFGYHKNQPYIYGKSHYIPNWIREIKGNYLFENVEGTNYHYIDRKIFNSRAKYADVCILDTMGEDIDIKELLKNNPHFLKFRAYKNKRFYITTKDYLKFETLKCSEVMEEYVKIIHPKIYQNGDNDLKYFIKVV, from the coding sequence ATGGCATTAAATTTTTACAAATACTATAGTCGGCAAATAAAGTATGCCTTACACTTCAATATTCTAAATAATTCAATAATTGATGCTGAAAATAAATACATAAACTTTCAAAAACCATTAAAAAATGTTATTGTTTCAGATTCTATGTTTATAGACACTGCATATCTCTTAAAGATTAAAAAGATGATTAAAAGCATTAAAGGAGTTTTTTGGGCTGATTTTGTGTTAAAAAAATATTATCCTCTATACAGTGATTATTTAAAGGGGAAAATATCAAATGTTGGAACAGATGGAAAAATAAACTATGGAGAAATCTTAAATATAAATCCGGACATGATATTTTTAATTGATTGGAATATATTCAATCCATTATCTAAGTGGTTGGATAAAAATAACATTCCCTACACAAAAACTGGAAACTACAAAGAACCAAAGTTTTTGGGAAAAATGGAGTGGATAAAGTTTTACGCCTCATTTTACAATAAATATAAAAAAGCTGAGAAGGTATTTAACAAGATAATTGAAGAAAAAAGAAGGATTTTAAAATCTTTAAATAGTAGAAGCATAAAATATAAACCAGTTGTGGCATTTTTTGGCTATCATAAAAACCAACCATACATCTATGGAAAATCCCACTATATTCCCAATTGGATTAGGGAAATAAAAGGCAATTACCTATTTGAAAATGTTGAAGGGACTAACTATCACTATATTGATAGAAAAATATTTAACAGCAGAGCAAAATATGCTGATGTGTGTATATTAGACACAATGGGAGAGGATATTGACATAAAAGAATTGTTAAAAAACAATCCTCATTTTTTAAAGTTTAGAGCGTATAAAAATAAGAGATTTTATATAACAACCAAAGATTACCTAAAATTTGAAACACTAAAGTGCTCTGAAGTTATGGAGGAATATGTGAAAATTATCCACCCAAAAATTTATCAAAATGGAGATAATGATTTAAAATACTTTATAAAAGTTGTTTAA